A genomic window from Cupriavidus metallidurans CH34 includes:
- a CDS encoding sensor histidine kinase: MNGNPWDSRFRRLLYRVVVGIIVFLALVLVGLLAGASANTEFFDRYFTLLFKINLVVGALLVLTVGALALTLWLRYRRGKFGTRLMSKLAVFFGVVGVLPGVLIYLVSLQFVSRSIESWFDVRVETALEAGLNLGRSTIDSQLADLQGKARLMADQLTGSTGMATSLQLNRLREQYGVQEAAIFTGSGRVLATASSSYASLVPDLPSGVLAEQARMAGGYAAVEGGTDPSTGDKPQPNVDSSHLYRLRVIIPLGPAPSAAASDDQAQATASAAVAAAARTQHPPPKLGLPVPSSRWAGSGLSVERRPEDAPATGFGLVGDTVREERYLQVLHPVPGVLARNADEVQRAYQEYQEKALGRTGLRKMYIGTLTLTLFLAVFIAVMLALLLGGQLARPLLMLLQGTKEVAEGDLSPKRELKSRDELGMLTQQFNQMTRQLAEARIAVEENRSALEQSKAYLESVLRNLTAGVLVFDRRFVLITTNPGAERIFRQPLNGVLGHPVEQIPGMNDFAEIVRQAFSEQTTSEVLGGAQHWQKQIELPQGDEEQPLTLLVRGAHLPGGSHDEPGYVVVFDDISDVISAQRSVAWGEVARRLAHEIKNPLTPIQLSAERLQMKLSPKLETSDAEVLKRGAATIVNQVAAMKRMVDDFRDYARTPPAVMQSLPLNGLVSEVLHLYGIDDPAVHEHPVIHPTLDTDMPEIKGDPTQLRQVIHNLLQNAQDAVAENVAAGRAAPHITLHTETVEYKDSAGEDRQAVKLSIADNGPGFAPRILSRAFEPYVTTKAKGTGLGLAMVKKIIDEHGARIEVRNRMNGTEIIGAQISILFVKLA; the protein is encoded by the coding sequence ATGAACGGCAATCCGTGGGACAGCAGATTCCGACGCCTGCTCTATCGCGTCGTGGTGGGCATCATCGTCTTCCTGGCGTTGGTGCTGGTGGGACTGCTAGCCGGAGCCTCGGCCAATACCGAGTTCTTCGACCGCTATTTCACGCTGCTCTTCAAGATCAATCTCGTCGTCGGCGCCTTGCTGGTGCTGACCGTGGGCGCGCTCGCGCTGACGCTCTGGCTGCGCTATCGCCGCGGCAAGTTCGGCACGCGGCTGATGTCGAAGCTTGCCGTGTTCTTCGGCGTGGTGGGCGTATTGCCGGGCGTTCTGATCTATCTCGTCTCGCTGCAGTTTGTTTCCCGCAGTATCGAGTCGTGGTTCGACGTGCGCGTGGAAACCGCGCTCGAGGCCGGCCTCAATCTCGGCCGCTCCACCATCGACAGCCAGTTGGCCGACCTTCAGGGCAAGGCACGCTTGATGGCCGACCAGCTGACCGGCTCGACCGGCATGGCAACGTCACTGCAACTGAACCGCCTGCGCGAGCAGTACGGCGTACAGGAAGCCGCGATCTTTACAGGCAGCGGCCGCGTGCTGGCAACCGCGTCGAGCAGCTATGCGTCGCTGGTGCCGGACCTGCCATCCGGCGTGCTGGCAGAGCAAGCGCGCATGGCCGGAGGCTATGCGGCAGTGGAGGGTGGCACCGATCCGTCGACTGGCGACAAACCGCAGCCCAATGTCGATAGCAGCCATCTCTACCGGCTGCGCGTGATCATTCCGCTGGGGCCCGCGCCGAGCGCGGCAGCCTCCGACGATCAGGCACAGGCCACTGCAAGCGCTGCCGTAGCCGCGGCGGCGCGTACCCAGCATCCCCCGCCAAAACTCGGCCTGCCCGTGCCGAGCAGTCGTTGGGCAGGCTCGGGCCTGTCCGTGGAGCGCCGCCCCGAGGATGCGCCCGCCACGGGCTTCGGCCTGGTGGGCGACACTGTGCGCGAGGAGCGATACCTGCAGGTCCTGCACCCGGTACCTGGCGTGCTGGCGCGCAATGCCGACGAGGTCCAGCGGGCCTATCAGGAATATCAGGAAAAGGCGCTGGGCCGCACCGGCCTGCGCAAGATGTACATTGGCACGCTGACGCTGACGCTGTTCCTCGCCGTGTTTATCGCCGTGATGCTGGCGCTGCTGCTGGGCGGCCAGCTAGCCCGCCCGCTGCTGATGCTGCTGCAGGGCACGAAGGAAGTGGCGGAGGGCGACCTCTCTCCCAAGCGTGAACTCAAGAGCCGCGACGAACTCGGGATGCTGACCCAGCAGTTCAACCAGATGACGCGCCAGCTTGCTGAAGCGCGCATCGCCGTGGAAGAGAATCGCAGTGCGCTCGAGCAGTCGAAGGCGTATCTGGAAAGCGTGCTGCGGAATCTGACCGCAGGTGTGCTCGTGTTCGACCGGCGCTTTGTGCTGATCACCACCAACCCCGGCGCCGAGCGCATCTTCCGCCAGCCGCTCAACGGTGTGCTGGGGCACCCGGTGGAACAGATCCCCGGCATGAACGACTTCGCGGAGATCGTGCGTCAGGCATTTTCCGAGCAGACCACCAGCGAGGTCCTGGGTGGCGCGCAGCACTGGCAGAAGCAGATCGAGTTGCCGCAGGGCGACGAGGAGCAGCCGCTCACACTGCTGGTTCGCGGCGCGCATCTTCCTGGCGGCAGCCATGACGAACCGGGCTACGTGGTGGTGTTCGACGATATCTCAGACGTGATCTCGGCACAGCGTTCGGTGGCCTGGGGAGAAGTGGCGCGCCGTCTTGCCCACGAGATCAAGAATCCGCTGACACCGATCCAGCTATCGGCGGAACGGCTGCAGATGAAGCTGTCCCCTAAACTTGAGACGTCGGATGCCGAAGTACTGAAACGTGGGGCGGCGACAATCGTCAACCAGGTGGCAGCGATGAAGCGCATGGTCGATGATTTCCGCGACTACGCGCGCACGCCGCCGGCTGTGATGCAGTCGCTGCCGCTCAACGGCCTGGTGTCGGAAGTCCTGCATCTTTACGGCATCGATGACCCTGCCGTGCACGAGCACCCCGTGATCCATCCGACGCTGGACACGGATATGCCTGAAATCAAAGGCGATCCGACCCAACTCAGGCAAGTGATTCACAACCTGTTGCAAAATGCCCAGGATGCGGTGGCGGAGAACGTTGCGGCCGGTAGGGCGGCGCCCCATATCACTCTGCACACCGAGACTGTAGAATACAAAGATTCTGCCGGCGAAGACCGGCAAGCCGTCAAGCTGTCCATAGCGGACAATGGCCCCGGCTTCGCACCACGGATTCTGAGCCGCGCGTTCGAACCCTATGTGACCACGAAGGCCAAGGGCACGGGTCTCGGGCTGGCGATGGTGAAAAAGATCATTGACGAACATGGCGCACGCATCGAGGTGCGCAATCGCATGAACGGCACCGAGATCATTGGCGCTCAGATCTCGATCCTGTTCGTTAAGCTGGCATAG
- a CDS encoding DUF4390 domain-containing protein gives MLSTPRLFDLRVPGHALRECPADSLVNTLRAWCAATMMLLMLMVLAPHASAQLIETTEARIEYQDGGFDLAASFDFDLPPALEDALHKGISLYFVVDFQLTRPRWYWFDEKPVNTMRTVRISYQPLTRQYRVSTGGLQLPFSRLKSALQFIQQVRGWRVFERNQVRLGETYHAETRMRLDLSQLPKPFQINAVNTREWNLSSEWKRFNYTVPTNLDAPPPPAPVAPPPVAPPAPPAMPGSSPTPASAVSGEPRTQFSQTLSNALSTNQLVQPVSQP, from the coding sequence ATGCTGAGCACGCCGCGCCTGTTCGACCTACGTGTCCCCGGTCACGCGTTGCGCGAGTGCCCGGCAGACTCGCTGGTGAACACACTCCGCGCATGGTGCGCGGCCACGATGATGCTGCTGATGCTGATGGTGCTTGCCCCGCATGCATCGGCGCAGCTCATCGAGACCACCGAGGCCCGCATCGAGTACCAGGACGGCGGGTTCGATCTCGCCGCGTCGTTCGACTTCGACCTGCCCCCCGCGCTGGAAGACGCCCTGCACAAGGGCATCTCGCTCTATTTCGTCGTCGACTTCCAGCTCACGCGCCCACGCTGGTACTGGTTCGACGAGAAGCCGGTCAACACCATGCGCACGGTGCGCATTTCCTATCAGCCGTTGACGCGCCAGTACCGCGTGTCGACCGGCGGCCTGCAGTTGCCGTTCAGCCGCCTCAAGAGCGCGCTGCAGTTCATCCAGCAGGTACGCGGCTGGCGTGTGTTCGAACGCAACCAGGTCAGGCTCGGCGAGACCTATCACGCCGAAACACGGATGCGCCTGGACCTGTCCCAGCTACCTAAACCGTTTCAGATCAACGCCGTGAATACGCGTGAGTGGAACCTATCGTCGGAGTGGAAGCGCTTCAACTACACGGTGCCGACCAATCTCGACGCGCCGCCGCCGCCGGCCCCGGTAGCACCGCCACCCGTTGCGCCACCCGCACCGCCGGCCATGCCCGGCTCGTCACCAACGCCCGCTTCGGCCGTCAGCGGAGAACCACGCACGCAGTTCTCGCAAACGCTGTCTAACGCGTTGTCCACGAACCAACTGGTCCAGCCGGTCAGCCAGCCATGA
- the rsmB gene encoding 16S rRNA (cytosine(967)-C(5))-methyltransferase RsmB translates to MRLPPDSLAFQMLGAAAAVRGVHEGTALPQAIEDATNLLRLDRVRDAATRGAIQDLAYRTVRQFGATRALVTQLVTRPPGALVDSLLAVALALLLEGEEGDRSKVGRGGYSDFTVVDQAVSAAASEPKTAHARGLVNAVLRRFLRERKALMDAIAKDEEARWNLPTWWLEQLRAAYPDRWMALAESVNVRPPMTLRVNTKRLSVDEYLKELANAGMAGTAIGPQAVRLVRAFPVSQVPGFATGDVSVQDAGAQLAAPLCEVADGMRVLDACAAPGGKTGHLLELADIHVTAVESDAERAARIHENLARLDQRAEVIVGDASRPKDWWDGQQFDRILADVPCSASGIVRRHPDIRWLRRESDIAKLVNEQRRIVSQLWSLLKPGGILVYVTCSIFPTEGEEQALWFGAQLPDAIRLQAPGQLLPGTKAQETAGTNMAGQPSLPSDHDGFYYARFQKRA, encoded by the coding sequence ATGCGCCTGCCACCAGATTCCCTTGCCTTCCAGATGCTCGGCGCCGCCGCTGCAGTACGCGGCGTCCATGAAGGCACGGCCCTGCCGCAAGCCATCGAGGACGCCACCAACCTGCTGCGCCTGGACCGCGTGCGCGATGCCGCGACGCGCGGCGCCATCCAGGACCTGGCCTATCGCACCGTGCGGCAGTTCGGCGCCACACGCGCCCTGGTGACGCAACTGGTCACACGCCCGCCCGGCGCGCTGGTCGACTCCCTGCTGGCCGTGGCGCTCGCGCTGCTGCTCGAAGGCGAGGAGGGCGATCGGAGCAAGGTCGGACGCGGCGGCTACTCCGACTTCACCGTCGTCGATCAGGCCGTCAGCGCGGCGGCCTCGGAGCCAAAGACCGCCCACGCGCGCGGGCTCGTCAACGCAGTACTGCGCCGGTTCCTGCGTGAGCGCAAGGCCCTGATGGACGCGATCGCCAAGGACGAGGAAGCGCGCTGGAACCTGCCCACGTGGTGGCTTGAGCAACTCCGCGCCGCATACCCGGATCGATGGATGGCATTGGCAGAGAGCGTCAATGTCCGCCCGCCAATGACATTGCGCGTCAACACCAAGCGCCTGTCGGTCGACGAATACCTGAAGGAACTGGCCAACGCGGGCATGGCGGGCACCGCCATCGGCCCTCAGGCCGTGCGGCTGGTTCGGGCATTTCCGGTATCGCAAGTGCCAGGTTTCGCCACCGGCGATGTCTCCGTACAGGATGCCGGCGCCCAGCTTGCCGCGCCGCTCTGCGAGGTTGCCGACGGGATGCGCGTGCTGGACGCCTGCGCGGCCCCCGGAGGCAAGACCGGCCATCTGCTCGAACTGGCCGATATCCATGTGACCGCCGTGGAGAGCGATGCGGAGCGAGCCGCGCGCATTCATGAGAATCTGGCCCGCCTGGACCAGCGTGCCGAGGTCATCGTTGGCGATGCCAGCCGCCCGAAGGACTGGTGGGATGGCCAGCAGTTCGACCGCATTCTGGCCGATGTGCCGTGCTCGGCGTCGGGCATCGTCCGACGCCATCCCGATATCCGCTGGCTGCGACGCGAATCGGACATCGCGAAGCTTGTCAATGAGCAACGTCGCATCGTGTCGCAATTGTGGTCGCTCCTTAAGCCAGGCGGCATTCTGGTCTATGTGACCTGTTCTATTTTCCCAACGGAGGGCGAGGAGCAGGCGCTCTGGTTTGGTGCCCAGCTCCCAGATGCGATACGATTGCAGGCGCCCGGGCAGCTCCTGCCCGGCACGAAGGCGCAGGAGACGGCCGGCACCAACATGGCCGGCCAGCCAAGCCTGCCATCGGATCACGATGGCTTCTACTACGCCCGCTTCCAGAAACGCGCCTGA
- the htpX gene encoding zinc metalloprotease HtpX gives MFNWVKTFMLMAAITALFVVIGGMIGGRNGMTFALLIALGMNFFSYWFSDKMVLRMYNAQEVDASTAPQFYNMVHELSQRAGLPMPRVYLINEDAPNAFATGRNPEHAAVAATTGILRVLSDRELRGVMAHELAHVKHRDILTSTIAATMAGAISALANMAMFFGGRDENGNRSNPIAAIAVAILAPLAASLIQMAISRAREFEADRGGAEISGDPQALASALDKIHRYAQGIPFQAAEEHPATAQMMIMNPLSGGGIANLFSTHPATEERIARLMQMAQTGTYPA, from the coding sequence ATGTTCAACTGGGTCAAGACCTTCATGCTGATGGCCGCGATCACGGCGCTGTTCGTTGTGATCGGCGGCATGATCGGCGGACGCAACGGCATGACATTCGCCCTGCTGATCGCGCTCGGCATGAACTTCTTCTCCTACTGGTTCTCGGACAAGATGGTCCTGCGCATGTACAACGCGCAGGAAGTGGATGCCAGCACCGCGCCGCAGTTCTACAACATGGTGCACGAGCTTTCGCAGCGTGCCGGCCTGCCGATGCCGCGCGTGTACCTGATCAACGAGGACGCGCCAAACGCGTTTGCCACGGGCCGCAATCCCGAGCACGCGGCGGTGGCCGCCACCACGGGCATCCTGCGGGTGCTGTCGGACCGCGAACTGCGCGGCGTGATGGCCCACGAACTCGCGCACGTGAAGCATCGCGACATCCTGACCTCGACCATCGCCGCGACGATGGCCGGCGCCATTTCCGCGCTGGCCAATATGGCGATGTTCTTCGGCGGGCGCGACGAGAACGGCAACCGCTCGAATCCGATTGCCGCCATCGCCGTGGCGATCCTGGCGCCGCTGGCGGCATCATTGATCCAGATGGCGATCTCGCGGGCCCGCGAATTCGAGGCCGACCGCGGCGGCGCGGAGATCAGCGGAGACCCGCAGGCCCTGGCCAGCGCGCTCGACAAGATCCATCGCTACGCCCAGGGCATTCCGTTCCAGGCCGCCGAGGAGCATCCGGCCACGGCGCAGATGATGATCATGAATCCGCTCTCGGGCGGCGGGATCGCGAACCTGTTCTCGACCCACCCCGCCACGGAGGAACGGATCGCGCGCCTGATGCAGATGGCGCAGACCGGCACCTACCCGGCCTGA
- the fmt gene encoding methionyl-tRNA formyltransferase, whose amino-acid sequence MTQAQPLRVAFAGTPEFARVALEAIHAAGFPVVAVLTQPDRPAGRGMQLQASPVKQFAVEAGLGPVLQPRSLRRQGKYPEEAGAAVDTLAEIAPDVMVVAAYGLILPTEVLELPRHGCLNIHASLLPRWRGAAPIHRAIEAGDPETGITLMQMDEGLDTGAMLSRESTPIGPQDSTGTLHDTLAALGGRMIVDALRQLAAGQPLTATPQPEAGVTYAEKIAKDEAPLDLTRPAIELANQIRAFNPFPGATVQVGDTIIKCWQALPLAAATSLPHPPGTILAADTAGVIIACGNGSALQVTELQKPGGRRQPAQQFLQAMPLPPGTRCLIAGA is encoded by the coding sequence ATGACCCAAGCCCAGCCACTGCGCGTCGCTTTTGCGGGAACGCCGGAATTCGCGCGCGTCGCCCTTGAGGCCATTCACGCTGCCGGATTTCCGGTGGTCGCCGTGCTGACCCAGCCAGACCGGCCCGCCGGCCGCGGCATGCAATTGCAGGCCAGCCCGGTCAAACAGTTTGCCGTCGAGGCCGGCCTGGGCCCAGTGCTGCAGCCACGCTCGTTGCGCCGCCAGGGCAAGTATCCGGAGGAAGCCGGCGCGGCCGTCGACACGCTCGCGGAAATCGCACCCGATGTGATGGTGGTGGCCGCCTACGGGCTGATTCTGCCGACCGAAGTCCTTGAGTTGCCGCGTCATGGCTGCCTGAATATCCATGCCTCGCTGCTGCCGCGGTGGCGCGGCGCCGCGCCGATCCACCGCGCGATCGAGGCGGGGGACCCGGAGACCGGCATCACGCTGATGCAGATGGACGAGGGGCTCGACACCGGCGCGATGCTGTCGCGCGAGTCCACGCCGATCGGCCCCCAGGACAGTACCGGCACGCTGCATGACACACTGGCCGCGCTCGGCGGGCGCATGATCGTGGACGCGCTGCGCCAGCTCGCCGCAGGCCAGCCGCTCACCGCCACGCCGCAGCCCGAAGCCGGCGTCACCTACGCGGAAAAGATCGCTAAGGATGAGGCACCGCTCGACCTGACGCGCCCGGCCATCGAACTGGCGAACCAGATCCGCGCCTTCAATCCGTTCCCGGGCGCCACGGTGCAAGTCGGCGACACCATCATCAAGTGCTGGCAGGCGCTGCCGCTGGCTGCCGCCACGAGCCTGCCGCATCCCCCGGGTACGATCCTGGCCGCCGACACAGCCGGCGTGATCATCGCCTGCGGCAATGGCAGCGCCCTGCAGGTCACCGAGCTGCAGAAGCCCGGCGGCCGGCGCCAGCCGGCGCAACAGTTCCTGCAGGCCATGCCGCTGCCACCGGGAACGCGCTGCCTGATTGCCGGCGCCTAG
- the def gene encoding peptide deformylase: MAKLDILTYPDPRLHKVAKPVEVVDDRIRQLVKDMAETMYEAPGIGLAATQVDVHERVIVIDISESRDELMVFINPEVTWASENRKVWEEGCLSVPEVYDRVERPDRVKVRALDEKGEAFELDADDLLAVCIQHEIDHLDGKVFVEYLSPLKLQRIKSKLQKRVRSRM; encoded by the coding sequence ATGGCAAAACTCGACATCCTCACCTACCCCGATCCTCGCCTGCACAAAGTGGCCAAGCCCGTGGAGGTGGTGGACGACCGCATCCGCCAGCTCGTGAAAGACATGGCCGAAACCATGTACGAAGCGCCCGGCATCGGCCTGGCCGCGACGCAAGTGGACGTGCACGAGCGCGTGATCGTGATCGACATTTCCGAGAGCCGCGACGAGTTGATGGTGTTCATCAACCCCGAGGTCACTTGGGCCAGCGAGAACCGCAAGGTATGGGAAGAGGGCTGCCTGTCGGTGCCCGAAGTCTATGACCGCGTGGAGCGCCCGGATCGCGTCAAGGTACGCGCGCTCGACGAGAAGGGCGAAGCGTTCGAGCTCGACGCCGACGATCTGCTCGCTGTATGTATACAGCACGAGATCGATCACCTCGACGGCAAGGTATTCGTGGAATATCTGTCGCCACTCAAGCTCCAACGCATCAAGAGCAAGCTCCAGAAGCGCGTGCGCTCGCGCATGTAA
- a CDS encoding LysM peptidoglycan-binding domain-containing protein, whose product MRDLTKEQAASGRRLHAFTLAILSVAGITTGATMAVQAADLSVSPVQLAEADRTAQQGIPVADLSPNAPSQYTVRSGDTLWGISGQYLRQPWRWPQLWGMNRQQVHNPHLIYPGQILYLVQRDGRAYLSTNPPGGASGDVRLSPRIRGNGGDGEAIQSIASSDIEPFLIRPLVVDQGTVDTSARIVALPDARVYMGRGDMAYARGIAPADASLGSDWQAFRPASPVLDPVTGRVIGFEAAYEGSVRVTRGPEGPNAVTTVQATQSLQEIGPGSLLLPQPQRELIRYVPHAPDGEVEGRVAAVYGGVRYGGAKQIVVLNIGANAGLEPGHVLALSSDGGHVADPTDGNRAIELPDDRYGLAYVYRVFPGVAYALVTDASNVMKVGDIASTPR is encoded by the coding sequence ATGCGCGATCTTACCAAAGAACAGGCGGCGTCGGGCCGCAGGCTGCACGCGTTCACCCTCGCCATCTTGAGTGTCGCAGGGATCACAACTGGGGCGACCATGGCGGTTCAGGCCGCTGACCTGAGCGTCTCGCCGGTCCAGCTTGCGGAGGCCGATCGCACGGCACAGCAGGGCATCCCCGTTGCCGACCTCTCGCCCAATGCGCCCAGTCAGTATACGGTGCGTTCGGGCGACACGCTTTGGGGCATTTCCGGACAGTACCTGCGCCAGCCCTGGCGCTGGCCCCAGCTGTGGGGCATGAACCGGCAGCAGGTCCACAATCCTCACCTGATCTATCCGGGCCAGATTCTTTATCTGGTCCAGCGCGATGGCCGCGCCTACCTGTCCACCAACCCTCCGGGCGGTGCCAGCGGCGACGTCCGCCTGTCCCCGCGCATTCGCGGGAATGGTGGCGACGGCGAGGCCATCCAGAGCATTGCCTCCAGCGATATCGAGCCGTTCCTGATCCGTCCGCTCGTCGTTGACCAAGGCACGGTGGATACCTCGGCGCGCATCGTCGCTCTGCCCGACGCCCGTGTCTATATGGGGCGCGGTGACATGGCCTACGCGCGTGGCATTGCGCCGGCCGACGCCTCGCTCGGCAGCGACTGGCAGGCATTCCGGCCGGCCAGCCCCGTGCTCGATCCGGTCACCGGCCGGGTAATCGGCTTCGAGGCGGCTTACGAAGGCAGCGTGCGCGTGACGCGCGGACCCGAGGGCCCCAACGCGGTGACCACGGTCCAGGCCACCCAGTCCCTGCAGGAAATCGGTCCGGGATCGCTGCTGCTGCCGCAGCCGCAGCGCGAACTGATCCGCTATGTGCCGCATGCTCCCGATGGTGAAGTCGAGGGACGTGTCGCCGCGGTGTATGGCGGCGTGCGCTATGGCGGCGCCAAGCAGATCGTGGTGCTCAATATTGGCGCCAACGCCGGTCTGGAGCCGGGCCACGTGCTGGCGCTCTCGAGCGATGGCGGCCACGTCGCCGATCCGACCGATGGCAATCGCGCTATCGAGTTGCCCGATGATCGCTACGGTCTCGCGTACGTCTACCGCGTGTTCCCGGGCGTTGCGTACGCGCTGGTGACCGACGCGTCCAACGTGATGAAGGTTGGCGATATCGCCTCGACGCCGCGCTGA
- the dprA gene encoding DNA-processing protein DprA, producing MTDSTRDPAEVAAWLRLTATPGVSALAGRRLLAKFGLPQTVLAQNLASLREVVDAKVACVLNAPLDAAMSALIDRTVAWLADARHAMVTMADAGYPAGLLDLADPPLLLYINGDPARLAGPALGMVGARKATTQGARDAQAFASAFSNAGWTVVSGLALGIDAAAHAGALEGPGGTVAVIGTGADIVYPGRHHALAHRIVDAGGAIVSEFALGTPGLPNHFPRRNRIIAALSRGVLVVEAAERSGSLITARLASEIGREVFAMPGSIHAELARGCHKLIRQGAKLVETPADVFEEFGDPGGVASVAPVPVPDSAPVPGDPFGAALAYDPVTFDALCERSGLAPHMAAAMLLELELGGTVERMAGNRYRRLA from the coding sequence ATGACCGATTCGACTCGCGATCCCGCCGAGGTCGCAGCCTGGCTGCGGCTAACGGCGACGCCGGGCGTCAGCGCACTGGCCGGACGACGCCTGCTGGCGAAGTTCGGCCTGCCGCAGACTGTGCTCGCCCAGAACCTGGCAAGCCTGCGTGAAGTGGTGGATGCCAAGGTGGCGTGTGTATTGAACGCGCCGCTGGATGCCGCCATGTCGGCGTTGATCGACCGGACGGTTGCGTGGTTGGCCGATGCCCGCCATGCCATGGTCACGATGGCCGATGCCGGTTACCCGGCGGGCCTGCTCGATCTGGCCGACCCTCCCCTGCTGCTCTATATCAATGGAGACCCTGCCCGTCTGGCCGGCCCAGCGCTTGGCATGGTCGGCGCGCGCAAGGCGACAACGCAAGGCGCGCGCGATGCCCAGGCATTTGCATCAGCGTTTTCCAATGCCGGATGGACAGTGGTGTCCGGCCTTGCGCTCGGCATCGACGCCGCAGCCCACGCCGGGGCACTTGAGGGGCCGGGCGGCACCGTGGCAGTGATCGGGACGGGCGCCGACATCGTCTACCCGGGCAGGCATCATGCGCTGGCACATCGGATCGTCGACGCGGGCGGTGCCATCGTCAGCGAGTTTGCACTCGGCACGCCCGGGTTGCCGAACCACTTTCCGCGTCGCAACCGTATCATTGCGGCGCTGTCTCGCGGCGTGCTGGTGGTGGAGGCGGCGGAGCGGTCGGGTTCGCTGATTACGGCGCGGCTGGCGTCCGAGATCGGCAGGGAGGTATTCGCGATGCCGGGATCGATCCATGCGGAGCTGGCCCGAGGCTGCCACAAGCTGATCCGTCAGGGGGCCAAGCTGGTCGAGACACCGGCCGACGTGTTCGAGGAGTTCGGCGATCCGGGCGGGGTGGCTTCTGTCGCCCCGGTACCCGTACCCGATTCGGCGCCAGTGCCCGGTGATCCGTTCGGCGCCGCCCTCGCCTATGATCCTGTCACGTTCGATGCGTTGTGCGAGCGGTCTGGTCTCGCGCCGCATATGGCGGCGGCAATGCTTCTGGAGCTTGAGCTTGGGGGAACGGTCGAACGCATGGCCGGCAATCGTTACCGACGTCTGGCATGA
- a CDS encoding thioredoxin family protein — protein MTVYFPERDLAAIRQALAARPGGRLVACLCADWCGTCKEYVSGFAALAARYPDDCFVWVDIETHADRLGEDIDIENFPTVLIQPIAGGAPHFYGTVLPHLEVLDRMLVRGSAMPATASEIPQVLDWLLG, from the coding sequence ATGACCGTTTACTTCCCCGAGCGAGATCTCGCAGCCATCCGTCAGGCTCTGGCGGCGCGCCCAGGCGGCCGTCTGGTTGCGTGCCTGTGCGCCGACTGGTGTGGGACCTGCAAGGAATATGTGAGCGGGTTTGCGGCGTTGGCGGCACGCTATCCGGACGACTGTTTTGTCTGGGTCGATATCGAAACCCATGCCGATCGGCTGGGTGAGGACATCGATATCGAAAACTTTCCTACTGTATTGATTCAGCCCATTGCCGGAGGGGCACCGCACTTTTACGGAACGGTGTTGCCCCACCTGGAAGTTCTGGACCGGATGCTGGTGCGTGGCAGTGCGATGCCGGCAACGGCGTCGGAGATTCCTCAAGTGCTCGACTGGTTGCTTGGGTAG